One Brassica napus cultivar Da-Ae chromosome C4, Da-Ae, whole genome shotgun sequence genomic region harbors:
- the BNACNNG44000D gene encoding uncharacterized protein BNACNNG44000D has translation MASPSTWLLSFPGSVYAKPRLLSCSSALPLAYHPLQNPNNNKLCRKGKVERLICRADFSQEAPLATAIGACILSSFVFPVAKRVEEEEEENSAIVSTDMRLAAMGIISFIPYFNWLSWVFAWLDTGKTRYSVYALVYLLPYLSSSLSISPEESWLPITSIVLGIIHVQLEASIANGDVQTLAFFRDTSKKRIHFDKKHSKEKDIDD, from the exons ATGGCGTCTCCGTCGACTTGGTTGCTTTCATTCCCCGGTTCAGTCTATGCCAAACCGCGCCTACTTTCTTGTTCTTCGGCGCTTCCTCTAGCTTACCATCCCCTACAAAACCCTAACAACAACAAG CTGTGTAGGAAAGGGAAGGTGGAGCGATTAATTTGCAGAGCGGATTTTTCACAGGAAGCGCCGCTAGCGACGGCAATAGGCGCGTGCATACTGAGTTCGTTTGTTTTTCCGGTGGCGAagcgagtggaagaagaagaagaggagaattCAGCTATAGTGTCAACAGATATGAGACTAGCAGCCATGGGAATCATCAGCTTCATCCCTTACTTCAATTGGCTg AGTTGGGTGTTCGCTTGGCTTGACACTGGGAAAACGCGTTACTCTGTCTATGCTCTCGTTTATCTCCTTCCCTATCTCAG CTCAAGCCTATCGATTTCCCCGGAAGAGAGCTGGTTGCCGATTACAAGCATTGTCTTGGGCATCATTCATGTTCAG CTTGAAGCAAGTATAGCAAATGGTGATGTTCAGACTCTTGCATTCTTTAGAGACACATCAAAGAAAAGAATCCATTTTGACAAGAAACATTCCAAG GAGAAAGACATTGACGATTAA
- the LOC106376483 gene encoding protein ABIL4 isoform X2: MESSTSLAIVLHQSSNHDELFMQQTLQFSQTLKDLKNLGKQLYSAAEYFETSYGKEEHKETVIETLKEYAAKAVVNTVDHLGSVSDKFNSFLSDNSAHFSTTRLRLSSLEQRMKLCREYMGKSGSSQHRFQVQSPHHHKRYFFPQHGRGTSFAAGDDSHRFKSAVRSTILENHPNNARKTNKTGSFSFLHNNISNITPSKITKSPMRFPLIRSGSLLKRSSSPSQPRLLALPEPQRAISMSTSREIVEIQQKSSLRKGKKSLMLKALMSMSSKSRN, translated from the exons ATGGAGAGCTCTACGTCTTTAGCCATCGTTCTTCATCAGTCTTCCAATCATGACGAACTCTTCATGCAGCAGACTCTTCAATTCTCACAAACTCTCAAG GATTTAAAGAACTTGGGGAAACAGTTATACTCAGCTGCTGAGTACTTCGAAACATCTTAtggcaaagaagaacacaaagaaac GGTGATAGAGACGTTGAAAGAATATGCAGCCAAGGCAGTAGTGAACACAGTGGATCATCTTGGTTCTGTCTCTGATAAATTCAACTCTTTTCTCTCTGATAACTCTGCCCATTTCTCCACCACTCGTCTTCGTTTATCTTCTCTCGAACAA aggATGAAACTATGTAGAGAGTACATGGGAAAGAGCGGGAGTTCTCAGCATCGCTTTCAAGTTCAATCTCCTCACCATCATAAGCGTTATTTCTTCCCTc AACATGGAAGAGGCACAAGTTTCGCTGCAGGAGATGACTCACATCGGTTCAAGAGTG CTGTTCGATCAACAATACTAGAAAACCACCCAAATAATGCAAGGAAAACCAACAAGACAGGAAGCTTCTCCTTCTTACACAACAACATCAGCAACATAACACCAA GTAAAATAACAAAGTCTCCTATGAGATTTCCTCTCATACGTTCAGGATCTCTACTGAAACGTTCAAGCTCCCCAAGCCAGCCAAGACTACTG GCCTTACCGGAACCACAAAGAGCGATATCTATGTCGACAAGTAGAGAGATAGTGGAAATACAGCAAAAATCTTCATTGAGAAAGGGGAAGAAGAGTCTGATGCTCAAGGCATTGATGAGTATGAGCAGTAAGTCCAGAAACTAA
- the LOC106376483 gene encoding protein ABIL4 isoform X3 translates to MESSTSLAIVLHQSSNHDELFMQQTLQFSQTLKDLKNLGKQLYSAAEYFETSYGKEEHKETVIETLKEYAAKAVVNTVDHLGSVSDKFNSFLSDNSAHFSTTRLRLSSLEQRMKLCREYMGKSGSSQHRFQVQSPHHHKRYFFPQEHGRGTSFAAGDDSHRFKSAVRSTILENHPNNARKTNKTGSFSFLHNNISNITPSKITKSPMRFPLIRSGSLLKRSSSPSQPRLLALPEPQRAISMSTSREIVEIQQKSSLRKGKKSLMLKALMSMSRLL, encoded by the exons ATGGAGAGCTCTACGTCTTTAGCCATCGTTCTTCATCAGTCTTCCAATCATGACGAACTCTTCATGCAGCAGACTCTTCAATTCTCACAAACTCTCAAG GATTTAAAGAACTTGGGGAAACAGTTATACTCAGCTGCTGAGTACTTCGAAACATCTTAtggcaaagaagaacacaaagaaac GGTGATAGAGACGTTGAAAGAATATGCAGCCAAGGCAGTAGTGAACACAGTGGATCATCTTGGTTCTGTCTCTGATAAATTCAACTCTTTTCTCTCTGATAACTCTGCCCATTTCTCCACCACTCGTCTTCGTTTATCTTCTCTCGAACAA aggATGAAACTATGTAGAGAGTACATGGGAAAGAGCGGGAGTTCTCAGCATCGCTTTCAAGTTCAATCTCCTCACCATCATAAGCGTTATTTCTTCCCTc AAGAACATGGAAGAGGCACAAGTTTCGCTGCAGGAGATGACTCACATCGGTTCAAGAGTG CTGTTCGATCAACAATACTAGAAAACCACCCAAATAATGCAAGGAAAACCAACAAGACAGGAAGCTTCTCCTTCTTACACAACAACATCAGCAACATAACACCAA GTAAAATAACAAAGTCTCCTATGAGATTTCCTCTCATACGTTCAGGATCTCTACTGAAACGTTCAAGCTCCCCAAGCCAGCCAAGACTACTG GCCTTACCGGAACCACAAAGAGCGATATCTATGTCGACAAGTAGAGAGATAGTGGAAATACAGCAAAAATCTTCATTGAGAAAGGGGAAGAAGAGTCTGATGCTCAAGGCATTGATGAGTATGAGCA GGTTACTTTAA
- the LOC106376483 gene encoding protein ABIL4 isoform X1, translating into MESSTSLAIVLHQSSNHDELFMQQTLQFSQTLKDLKNLGKQLYSAAEYFETSYGKEEHKETVIETLKEYAAKAVVNTVDHLGSVSDKFNSFLSDNSAHFSTTRLRLSSLEQRMKLCREYMGKSGSSQHRFQVQSPHHHKRYFFPQEHGRGTSFAAGDDSHRFKSAVRSTILENHPNNARKTNKTGSFSFLHNNISNITPSKITKSPMRFPLIRSGSLLKRSSSPSQPRLLALPEPQRAISMSTSREIVEIQQKSSLRKGKKSLMLKALMSMSSKSRN; encoded by the exons ATGGAGAGCTCTACGTCTTTAGCCATCGTTCTTCATCAGTCTTCCAATCATGACGAACTCTTCATGCAGCAGACTCTTCAATTCTCACAAACTCTCAAG GATTTAAAGAACTTGGGGAAACAGTTATACTCAGCTGCTGAGTACTTCGAAACATCTTAtggcaaagaagaacacaaagaaac GGTGATAGAGACGTTGAAAGAATATGCAGCCAAGGCAGTAGTGAACACAGTGGATCATCTTGGTTCTGTCTCTGATAAATTCAACTCTTTTCTCTCTGATAACTCTGCCCATTTCTCCACCACTCGTCTTCGTTTATCTTCTCTCGAACAA aggATGAAACTATGTAGAGAGTACATGGGAAAGAGCGGGAGTTCTCAGCATCGCTTTCAAGTTCAATCTCCTCACCATCATAAGCGTTATTTCTTCCCTc AAGAACATGGAAGAGGCACAAGTTTCGCTGCAGGAGATGACTCACATCGGTTCAAGAGTG CTGTTCGATCAACAATACTAGAAAACCACCCAAATAATGCAAGGAAAACCAACAAGACAGGAAGCTTCTCCTTCTTACACAACAACATCAGCAACATAACACCAA GTAAAATAACAAAGTCTCCTATGAGATTTCCTCTCATACGTTCAGGATCTCTACTGAAACGTTCAAGCTCCCCAAGCCAGCCAAGACTACTG GCCTTACCGGAACCACAAAGAGCGATATCTATGTCGACAAGTAGAGAGATAGTGGAAATACAGCAAAAATCTTCATTGAGAAAGGGGAAGAAGAGTCTGATGCTCAAGGCATTGATGAGTATGAGCAGTAAGTCCAGAAACTAA
- the LOC106376483 gene encoding protein ABIL4 isoform X6 — protein MESSTSLAIVLHQSSNHDELFMQQTLQFSQTLKDLKNLGKQLYSAAEYFETSYGKEEHKETVIETLKEYAAKAVVNTVDHLGSVSDKFNSFLSDNSAHFSTTRLRLSSLEQRMKLCREYMGKSGSSQHRFQVQSPHHHKRYFFPQHGRGTSFAAGDDSHRFKSENHPNNARKTNKTGSFSFLHNNISNITPSKITKSPMRFPLIRSGSLLKRSSSPSQPRLLALPEPQRAISMSTSREIVEIQQKSSLRKGKKSLMLKALMSMSSKSRN, from the exons ATGGAGAGCTCTACGTCTTTAGCCATCGTTCTTCATCAGTCTTCCAATCATGACGAACTCTTCATGCAGCAGACTCTTCAATTCTCACAAACTCTCAAG GATTTAAAGAACTTGGGGAAACAGTTATACTCAGCTGCTGAGTACTTCGAAACATCTTAtggcaaagaagaacacaaagaaac GGTGATAGAGACGTTGAAAGAATATGCAGCCAAGGCAGTAGTGAACACAGTGGATCATCTTGGTTCTGTCTCTGATAAATTCAACTCTTTTCTCTCTGATAACTCTGCCCATTTCTCCACCACTCGTCTTCGTTTATCTTCTCTCGAACAA aggATGAAACTATGTAGAGAGTACATGGGAAAGAGCGGGAGTTCTCAGCATCGCTTTCAAGTTCAATCTCCTCACCATCATAAGCGTTATTTCTTCCCTc AACATGGAAGAGGCACAAGTTTCGCTGCAGGAGATGACTCACATCGGTTCAAGAGTG AAAACCACCCAAATAATGCAAGGAAAACCAACAAGACAGGAAGCTTCTCCTTCTTACACAACAACATCAGCAACATAACACCAA GTAAAATAACAAAGTCTCCTATGAGATTTCCTCTCATACGTTCAGGATCTCTACTGAAACGTTCAAGCTCCCCAAGCCAGCCAAGACTACTG GCCTTACCGGAACCACAAAGAGCGATATCTATGTCGACAAGTAGAGAGATAGTGGAAATACAGCAAAAATCTTCATTGAGAAAGGGGAAGAAGAGTCTGATGCTCAAGGCATTGATGAGTATGAGCAGTAAGTCCAGAAACTAA
- the LOC106376483 gene encoding protein ABIL4 isoform X5, which translates to MESSTSLAIVLHQSSNHDELFMQQTLQFSQTLKDLKNLGKQLYSAAEYFETSYGKEEHKETVIETLKEYAAKAVVNTVDHLGSVSDKFNSFLSDNSAHFSTTRLRLSSLEQRMKLCREYMGKSGSSQHRFQVQSPHHHKRYFFPQEHGRGTSFAAGDDSHRFKSENHPNNARKTNKTGSFSFLHNNISNITPSKITKSPMRFPLIRSGSLLKRSSSPSQPRLLALPEPQRAISMSTSREIVEIQQKSSLRKGKKSLMLKALMSMSSKSRN; encoded by the exons ATGGAGAGCTCTACGTCTTTAGCCATCGTTCTTCATCAGTCTTCCAATCATGACGAACTCTTCATGCAGCAGACTCTTCAATTCTCACAAACTCTCAAG GATTTAAAGAACTTGGGGAAACAGTTATACTCAGCTGCTGAGTACTTCGAAACATCTTAtggcaaagaagaacacaaagaaac GGTGATAGAGACGTTGAAAGAATATGCAGCCAAGGCAGTAGTGAACACAGTGGATCATCTTGGTTCTGTCTCTGATAAATTCAACTCTTTTCTCTCTGATAACTCTGCCCATTTCTCCACCACTCGTCTTCGTTTATCTTCTCTCGAACAA aggATGAAACTATGTAGAGAGTACATGGGAAAGAGCGGGAGTTCTCAGCATCGCTTTCAAGTTCAATCTCCTCACCATCATAAGCGTTATTTCTTCCCTc AAGAACATGGAAGAGGCACAAGTTTCGCTGCAGGAGATGACTCACATCGGTTCAAGAGTG AAAACCACCCAAATAATGCAAGGAAAACCAACAAGACAGGAAGCTTCTCCTTCTTACACAACAACATCAGCAACATAACACCAA GTAAAATAACAAAGTCTCCTATGAGATTTCCTCTCATACGTTCAGGATCTCTACTGAAACGTTCAAGCTCCCCAAGCCAGCCAAGACTACTG GCCTTACCGGAACCACAAAGAGCGATATCTATGTCGACAAGTAGAGAGATAGTGGAAATACAGCAAAAATCTTCATTGAGAAAGGGGAAGAAGAGTCTGATGCTCAAGGCATTGATGAGTATGAGCAGTAAGTCCAGAAACTAA
- the LOC106376482 gene encoding uncharacterized protein LOC106376482, with amino-acid sequence MIAGEETATSGDYIPDKEVAIPDSDKFVYQILNGPNEQCQENFRMDKPVFYKLCHILQTRGLLRHTNRIKIEEQLAIFLFIIGHNLRTRAVQELFGYSGETISRHFNNVLNAVTSISTSFFQYASPDVDDQFDPYFKDCIGVVDCIQIPVMVGVDEQGPFRNCDNGLLTQNVLVASSFDLRFNYVLAGWEGSASDQQVLDAALTRPNKLQVPQGKYYIVDSKYQNLPGFIAPYRGGVSTNNSEEEPKGVFNERHKLLHRAVDRAFGALKERFPILLSAPPYPLQTQVKLVIAACALHNYVRLDKPDDFVFRLFEEVTLLAETTEDGGMALEEDESQGHEHGLFGPEEVEDSLRLRDEIASHLWNHYVQNLPTF; translated from the coding sequence ATGATCGCCGGCGAAGAAACAGCTACCAGTGGAGATTATATTCCCGATAAAGAAGTTGCAATTCCAGATTCCGACAAGTTCGTCTACCAAATCCTCAACGGCCCAAACGAACAATGCCAAGAGAATTTCCGGATGGACAAGCCCGTCTTCTACAAGCTCTGCCACATCCTCCAAACGAGAGGCTTGCTACGCCACACCAACCGAATCAAGATCGAGGAGCAGCTCGCCATCTTCCTGTTCATCATCGGCCACAACCTCCGCACTCGCGCCGTCCAAGAGCTCTTCGGATACTCCGGCGAAACAATCAGCCGCCACTTCAACAACGTGCTGAACGCCGTCACGTCAATCTCCACGAGTTTCTTTCAATACGCTAGTCCCGATGTTGATGATCAATTCGATCCTTATTTTAAAGATTGTATTGGAGTGGTTGATTGCATACAGATACCTGTGATGGTCGGAGTAGACGAGCAAGGTCCTTTCCGTAACTGCGATAACGGACTGCTTACGCAGAACGTGCTCGTTGCTTCTTCATTTGATCTCAGGTTCAACTACGTCTTAGCTGGTTGGGAAGGTTCGGCTTCTGATCAGCAAGTTCTCGACGCTGCTTTGACTCGGCCTAACAAGCTGCAAGTCCCTCAGGGGAAATACTACATTGTGGACAGTAAGTACCAGAATCTTCCGGGGTTTATAGCGCCGTATCGGGGAGGCGTTTCGACCAACAACTCAGAAGAAGAACCCAAGGGAGTGTTCAACGAGCGGCACAAGCTGTTGCATCGAGCGGTTGACAGAGCTTTCGGTGCCTTGAAAGAACGGTTCCCGATCCTGCTATCGGCTCCTCCGTATCCTCTTCAGACACAGGTGAAGCTGGTGATTGCAGCTTGTGCGTTGCACAACTATGTGCGCTTGGACAAGCCAGATGATTTTGTGTTTAGGCTGTTTGAAGAAGTTACATTGTTGGCAGAGACAACAGAAGATGGAGGAATGGCATTGGAGGAGGATGAGAGTCAGGGACATGAACATGGTTTGTTTGGACCGGAAGAAGTGGAAGATAGTTTAAGGTTAAGAGATGAGATCGCATCTCATCTCTGGAACCACTATGTCCAAAACCTGCCAACCTTCTAA
- the LOC106376479 gene encoding MYG1 protein-like isoform X1 — MKFLVMFPVTKGLIRNFFNSLPLPLVAAAMAPSAAAVKVYSTTTPTSPSEVSVKRVGTHNGSFHCDEALGCFMIRLSDKFSGADIVRTRDPKILEELDAVLDVGGVYDPFHDRYDHHQKGFEEVFGDGFNTKLSSAGLVYKHFGKEIIAKELNVDQDHPDVLRLFLAVYKSFMEAIDAVDNGINQYDTDKPPRYVNNTHLSSRIGRLNLDWIDPDQSQEKENEAFQLAMALAGEEFLQSLRFHVRSWLPARSIVMQCLEDRFKTDPSGEIMVLKKFCPWKLHLFELEQEMKVQPLIKYVIYQDERGKQWRVQAVAVAPDRFENRKGLPEQWRGLRDEQLSEAAKIPGCVFVHMSGFIGGNLSYDGALSMARTALTL, encoded by the exons atGAAATTTCTCGTCATGTTTCCTGTGACCAAGGGTTTAATCAGAAACTTCTTCAattctctccctctccctctagTCGCAGCAGCAATGGCTCCTTCTGCCGCCGCCGTTAAGGTTTACTCTACGACCACTCCCACCTCTCCTTCCGAGGTTTCCGTCAAGAGAGTCGGTACTCATAACGGAAGCTTTCACTGCGACGAGGCTCTCGGTTGCTTCATGATCCGCCTCTCCGATAAATTCTCCGGCGCCGATATCGTCCGTACGCGTGACCCCAAG ATATTGGAAGAGCTTGATGCAGTGCTTGACGTTGGAGGCGTTTATGATCCCTTCCATGACCGCTATGATCATCACCAGAAAGGCTTTGAGGAGGTGTTTGGGGACGGTTTCAACACCAAGCTCAGCAGTGCCGGTCTCGTTTACAAG CATTTTGGAAAGGAGATCATAGCTAAGGAGCTAAACGTCGACCAAGATCACCCTGATGTCCTTCGCTTGTTTCTAGCTGTCTACAAGAGCTTCATGGAG GCAATTGATGCTGTGGACAACGGAATAAATCAGTATGACACTGATAAGCCTCCTAGATATGTGAACAACACACATCTCTCTTCAAGGATTGGAAGATTAAATCTGGATTGGATTGATCCTGACCAGTCACAGGAGAAGGAGAACGAGGCTTTCCAGCTTGCTATGGCTCTTGCTGGCGAAGAGTTCCTCCAA AGTCTAAGATTTCATGTAAGATCGTGGTTACCTGCTCGATCAATAGTGATGCAATGTCTCGAAGATAGATTCAAGACAGACCCAAGTGGCGAGATCATGGTATTGAAAAAGTTCTGCCCT TGGAAGCTTCACTTGTTCGAGCTTGAACAAGAGATGAAGGTCCAACCCCTCATCAAATACGTCATCTACCAGGACGAGCGAGGAAAGCAATGGAGAGTTCAAGCAGTGGCGGTTGCACCTGACAGGTTTGAGAACCGAAAGGGTCTTCCTGAGCAATGGAGAGGACTTAGAGATGAGCAACTCTCCGAAGCTGCTAAGATCCCAGGTTGCGTGTTTGTTCACATGAGCGGCTTTATAGGCGGAAACCTGTCCTATGACGGCGCTTTATCCATGGCTCGAACTGCTCTCACTCTCTAA
- the LOC106376479 gene encoding MYG1 exonuclease-like isoform X2 → MAPSAAAVKVYSTTTPTSPSEVSVKRVGTHNGSFHCDEALGCFMIRLSDKFSGADIVRTRDPKILEELDAVLDVGGVYDPFHDRYDHHQKGFEEVFGDGFNTKLSSAGLVYKHFGKEIIAKELNVDQDHPDVLRLFLAVYKSFMEAIDAVDNGINQYDTDKPPRYVNNTHLSSRIGRLNLDWIDPDQSQEKENEAFQLAMALAGEEFLQSLRFHVRSWLPARSIVMQCLEDRFKTDPSGEIMVLKKFCPWKLHLFELEQEMKVQPLIKYVIYQDERGKQWRVQAVAVAPDRFENRKGLPEQWRGLRDEQLSEAAKIPGCVFVHMSGFIGGNLSYDGALSMARTALTL, encoded by the exons ATGGCTCCTTCTGCCGCCGCCGTTAAGGTTTACTCTACGACCACTCCCACCTCTCCTTCCGAGGTTTCCGTCAAGAGAGTCGGTACTCATAACGGAAGCTTTCACTGCGACGAGGCTCTCGGTTGCTTCATGATCCGCCTCTCCGATAAATTCTCCGGCGCCGATATCGTCCGTACGCGTGACCCCAAG ATATTGGAAGAGCTTGATGCAGTGCTTGACGTTGGAGGCGTTTATGATCCCTTCCATGACCGCTATGATCATCACCAGAAAGGCTTTGAGGAGGTGTTTGGGGACGGTTTCAACACCAAGCTCAGCAGTGCCGGTCTCGTTTACAAG CATTTTGGAAAGGAGATCATAGCTAAGGAGCTAAACGTCGACCAAGATCACCCTGATGTCCTTCGCTTGTTTCTAGCTGTCTACAAGAGCTTCATGGAG GCAATTGATGCTGTGGACAACGGAATAAATCAGTATGACACTGATAAGCCTCCTAGATATGTGAACAACACACATCTCTCTTCAAGGATTGGAAGATTAAATCTGGATTGGATTGATCCTGACCAGTCACAGGAGAAGGAGAACGAGGCTTTCCAGCTTGCTATGGCTCTTGCTGGCGAAGAGTTCCTCCAA AGTCTAAGATTTCATGTAAGATCGTGGTTACCTGCTCGATCAATAGTGATGCAATGTCTCGAAGATAGATTCAAGACAGACCCAAGTGGCGAGATCATGGTATTGAAAAAGTTCTGCCCT TGGAAGCTTCACTTGTTCGAGCTTGAACAAGAGATGAAGGTCCAACCCCTCATCAAATACGTCATCTACCAGGACGAGCGAGGAAAGCAATGGAGAGTTCAAGCAGTGGCGGTTGCACCTGACAGGTTTGAGAACCGAAAGGGTCTTCCTGAGCAATGGAGAGGACTTAGAGATGAGCAACTCTCCGAAGCTGCTAAGATCCCAGGTTGCGTGTTTGTTCACATGAGCGGCTTTATAGGCGGAAACCTGTCCTATGACGGCGCTTTATCCATGGCTCGAACTGCTCTCACTCTCTAA
- the BNACNNG43990D gene encoding protein HLB1, translated as MADTVEEPQLHNGTASSESQTDQHPTSESLSGDDPKLTDEIPEMKPELTDAKVEEVQSEANDLKPEELQPVVIDAKPEEVQTVVIDAKPELTHVNLSPEENQIRSTEGDQGTSQPVMKKEDEGNRTFTMRELLSELKSDEGDGTPRSTVSPYSRESASQAAENNPAMDLINRIQVNDEEGRSRQRVLAFAARKYASSIERNPDDHDALYNWALILQESADNVSADSVSPSKDDLLEEACKKYDEATRLCPTLYDAYYNWAIAISDRAKMRGRTKEAEELWEQATNNYEKAVQLNWNSSQALNNWGLALQELSQIVPAREKEKVVRTAISKFRAAIRLQFDFHRAIYNLGTVLYGLAEDTLRTGGSGNGKDIPPGELYSQSAIYIAAAHSLKPSYSVYSSALRLVRSMLPLPHLKVGYLTAPPVGNSLAPHSDWKRTEFELNHERLLQVLKPEAREMGRNLSGKAETMSTNVEKKTVKVNITEIVSVTTCADLTLPPGAGLCIDTVHGPVYLVADSWESLDGWLDAIRLVYTIYARGKSDVLAGIITA; from the exons ATGGCGGATACCGTTGAAGAGCCTCAATTGCACAATGGAACGGCATCATCTGAGTCTCAAACCGATCAACATCCGACCTCGGAATCGCTATCCGGCGACGATCCCAAACTTACCGACGAAATCCCGGAAATGAAGCCGGAGTTAACCGATGCGAAGGTGGAGGAAGTACAATCTGAGGCAAACGATTTGAAGCCGGAGGAATTACAACCAGTTGTAATCGACGCGAAGCCGGAGGAAGTACAAACCGTGGTAATCGACGCGAAGCCGGAGCTGACACATGTGAATCTGTCGCCGGAGGAGAACCAGATCCGATCTACGGAGGGAGATCAGGGAACGAGCCAGCCGGTAatgaagaaagaagatgaaggaAACAGGACGTTTACAATGAGAGAGCTGCTGAGCGAACTAAAAAGCGATGAAGGAGATGGTACTCCTCGCAGTACTGTTTCTCCCTatag CCGAGAGAGTGCTTCGCAAGCAGCGGAGAACAATCCTGCAATGGATCTGATTAACAGGATCCAAGTCAACGACGAAGAAGGCCGATCTCGCCAGCGTGTTCTTGCTTTCGCTGCCCGCAA gtATGCTAGTTCGATTGAAAGAAATCCAGATGATCATGATGCTTTATACAACTGGGCACTTATTCTCCAg GAAAGTGCTGATAATGTCAGCGCAGATTCTGTTTCACCCTCTAAGGATGATTTGCTCGAGGAAGCTTGTAAGAAGTACGATGAGGCTACTCGTCTCTGCCCTACGCTCTATGAT GCTTACTACAATTGGGCTATCGCAATCTCTGATAGAGCAAAGATGCGTGGTCGCACCAAGGAAGCTGAAGAATTATGGGAACAG GCGACCAATAACTATGAAAAGGCTGTCCAGCTCAACTGGAACAGTTCCCAG GCTTTAAACAACTGGGGACTGGCATTGCAG GAACTCAGCCAAATTGTTCCTGCTAGAGAGAAGGAAAAAGTGGTTAGAACTGCAATTAGCAAG TTTAGGGCGGCAATCAGGTTGCAATTTGATTTCCATCGAGCCATATACAACCTTGGAACCGTTCTG TATGGATTGGCGGAAGACACACTTAGAACGGGGGGTTCAGGAAACGGCAAAGACATTCCTCCGGGTGAGTTATACAGCCAATCTGCCATCTACATCGCTGCAGCTCATTCGTTGAAGCCAAGTTATTCG GTTTACAGCAGCGCTTTGAGGCTCGTTCGTTCCATG CTACCTCTACCGCATCTTAAGGTTGGATATCTAACGGCACCACCCGTGGGAAACTCACTCGCTCCTCACAGTGATTGGAAACGCACAGAGTTTGAACTCAATCATGAGAGGCTTCTTCAG gtactgaaaCCTGAAGCAAGGGAAATGGGGAGAAACCTGTCTGGAAAAGCAGAGACAATGAGCACAAACGTGGAGAAGAAGACGGTAAAAGTGAACATAACAGAGATAGTGTCAGTGACGACATGTGCTGATCTGACTCTGCCTCCTGGTGCTGGTCTCTGCATTGATACCGTTCATGGCCCAGTTTACTTG GTAGCAGATTCATGGGAGTCGTTGGATGGATGGCTGGATGCGATACGTCTGGTGTACACGATTTATGCGAGAGGGAAGAGTGATGTTTTAGCCGGTATTATCACCGCTTAA
- the LOC106376483 gene encoding protein ABIL4 isoform X4, with protein MESSTSLAIVLHQSSNHDELFMQQTLQFSQTLKDLKNLGKQLYSAAEYFETSYGKEEHKETVIETLKEYAAKAVVNTVDHLGSVSDKFNSFLSDNSAHFSTTRLRLSSLEQRMKLCREYMGKSGSSQHRFQVQSPHHHKRYFFPQHGRGTSFAAGDDSHRFKSAVRSTILENHPNNARKTNKTGSFSFLHNNISNITPSKITKSPMRFPLIRSGSLLKRSSSPSQPRLLALPEPQRAISMSTSREIVEIQQKSSLRKGKKSLMLKALMSMSRLL; from the exons ATGGAGAGCTCTACGTCTTTAGCCATCGTTCTTCATCAGTCTTCCAATCATGACGAACTCTTCATGCAGCAGACTCTTCAATTCTCACAAACTCTCAAG GATTTAAAGAACTTGGGGAAACAGTTATACTCAGCTGCTGAGTACTTCGAAACATCTTAtggcaaagaagaacacaaagaaac GGTGATAGAGACGTTGAAAGAATATGCAGCCAAGGCAGTAGTGAACACAGTGGATCATCTTGGTTCTGTCTCTGATAAATTCAACTCTTTTCTCTCTGATAACTCTGCCCATTTCTCCACCACTCGTCTTCGTTTATCTTCTCTCGAACAA aggATGAAACTATGTAGAGAGTACATGGGAAAGAGCGGGAGTTCTCAGCATCGCTTTCAAGTTCAATCTCCTCACCATCATAAGCGTTATTTCTTCCCTc AACATGGAAGAGGCACAAGTTTCGCTGCAGGAGATGACTCACATCGGTTCAAGAGTG CTGTTCGATCAACAATACTAGAAAACCACCCAAATAATGCAAGGAAAACCAACAAGACAGGAAGCTTCTCCTTCTTACACAACAACATCAGCAACATAACACCAA GTAAAATAACAAAGTCTCCTATGAGATTTCCTCTCATACGTTCAGGATCTCTACTGAAACGTTCAAGCTCCCCAAGCCAGCCAAGACTACTG GCCTTACCGGAACCACAAAGAGCGATATCTATGTCGACAAGTAGAGAGATAGTGGAAATACAGCAAAAATCTTCATTGAGAAAGGGGAAGAAGAGTCTGATGCTCAAGGCATTGATGAGTATGAGCA GGTTACTTTAA